Proteins encoded by one window of Cloeon dipterum chromosome 4, ieCloDipt1.1, whole genome shotgun sequence:
- the Ten-m gene encoding teneurin-m isoform X4: protein MEHGRSGRDAGPHKVSGSNMDRTGYRNTASRTHTLHGKQHQTRGINGTVVDGYGPLDPSQQQLKTVAGVRGGFYPAYSLSGSEGEGSPVHQQQNSRSLRRGYQQQQQYNQNQYHTPYAAPHLSGAGLSDTPTSENASDATLTDSELALARDSTLLVQNGGFLDSSHHPPNVPPRNQPSMNRLNGRSTTGLTASDIRDGDFEPSCLVRTPSGNVYIPTDIPKTSPMDYKSNSSCSSPTKGDHKSTDSYRMTFGPGGAVPVLPGRGNMRRPNSSHFPQSSRSFQFRKGLASKCSWKCTAIVFIILCVVLTAALTYMFATNLLNWSYQSSAACTVFVGDQNSDANGFKGDNRTTSSGRSRPATVGGGGAGGGKTFPARTFPPDGTTFSLIQLGQKLSQTIPQYGYWNMQFYRPEAAYVKFDYNIPRGASIGVFARRNALPTHTQYDFIEVLSGFKARTTRASATSVKKEVTHYMEQGHWFLSLYNDDGDPQEISFVAAVAEDMTESCPNGCSGKGECLLGHCKCTPGFGGEDCSESVCPVLCSQRGEYINGECQCNPGWKGKECSLRHDECEVPDCNGHGHCTNGKCECVRGFKGKFCAEVDCPHPTCSGHGFCVEGACICKKGWKGADCSVTDDDAIMCLPDCNGHGKFDLEAQKCTCDAPWIGDDCSKQMCDLDCGPHGHCEGDACACDPGWAGDFCGLKQCDPRCADHGQCKNGTCLCVTGWNGKHCTLEGCPSGCGGHGQCKVNVDGDWECKCYDGWDGADCNVALESSCNDGKDNDKDGLVDCEDPECCGNHVCRSNQLCESAPKPIDILLRKQPPAITASFFERMKFLIEEGSLQNYAKQESFNESVFWNHFNTSRAAVIRGRIVTSSGMGVIGVRVATSLLLEGFTMTREDGWFDLLVNGGGAVTLQFGKSPFRPQTQVVNVPWNEVVVINTVKMGMGEDKAVAIIPQTCDDHDYDLMKPVVLATWKHGFQGACPDKSAILAESQVVQDSLRIPGTGLNLVYHSSRAAGYLSTIQLQLTPGKVPASLKLVHLRITIEGILFEKTFEADPDIKFTYAWNRLNVYRQRVYGVTTAMVKVGYEYNDCRDIIWDVQTTKLSGHDMGISEVGGWNLDIHHRYNFHEGILQKGDGSNIYLKHKPRVILTTMGNGHQRALDCTDCEGPASKQRLLAPVALAYAPDGSIFVGDFNLIRRIMIDGSVHTVVRLNATRVSYRYHLALSPMDNTLYISDPESHQIIKVRNIDDFSDPDRNWETAVGSGERCLPGDEAHCGDGALARDAKLAYPKGVAVSADNVIYFADGTNIRMVDRDGIVTTVIGNHMHKSHWKPIPCKGTLKVEEVHLRWPTELTINPLDNTLHIIDDHMILQLTLDGRVKVVAGRPLHCSSPSRSHNSDLATGATLVMPQSIAFAPNGDLYVAESDSQRINRVRVIGTDGKIQHFAGAESKCNCLDRGCGCFDEDHFLAATSKFNTISSITVTPDGILHISDQANYRIRSVTASLPEANANREYEIYSPETQEIYIFNRFGQHILTKNILTGETIYIFSYNVNTSNGKLSTVTDAAGNKVFLLRDYASQVTSIENTKGEKCRLRMSRMRMLHELGTPDNYNVTFDYHGSTGLLKTKLDSTGRSYVYNYDEFGRLTSAVTPTGQVISLSFDLSTIGATVKVKQGDLKPVSLLISGPSVSKKIGEQETHITTLLPDGSVTSETPWKHKISTETTAYTVLTDIDPVLGESFPVPAKQKTEIDGDLANRFEWRYFLRREGKGKNKAVVQIGKKLRVNGENLLTLEYDRETNTVAVFMDERMEILNITYDRLARPVKFGPSRGAFEAVELEYDRFSRISSWKWGELSETYVFDRAGRLFEIRYSDNSAVKYSFKDTFSSLPLKVTTPRGSDYFLKYDEGGALERLTTPRGHIHQFSLQTSLGFFKYRYSSPVSRHPYEIMYNDNSQILAKVYPHQTGKVVYAYDDTGKLENILAGLSSTQYTYHESTGLVKSATVTEPGYELKQEYRHHAGILKEERLKFGAKSDLSNAQFKYQYDGNARLSTIDAEISGQQLPSLKLKYNQNQGMLESVSDLRVYKNTFNKSVMQDASKQFFAITEWDSHGRLKYFLINIKQSDVFRVELEYDKRNRISAQVMEVKGRKVTDKFEYNSDGHLLEVSGDNNWKFVYDENGNVIGTLDKGDKISLGYDSGDRVVQVGDVEFCSYDGRGFVARRGEQKYSYTARGFLVLAIEKGKFQTKYHYDERGRLLAMRDNKGQVTQFFYANPSAEDLVTHVHTPKTGKTTRLLYDQRQVLIAIETADKRYYVACDQNGSPIAVFDMVGNLVKQITRTPFGKVIKDTKPDLYLPVDFHGGILDPSTGLVYIRRRLYDPVVSQWMTPAWEDLANKLTTPTDVFIYRFNNNDPINSGAPINYMADLASWLTLYGYDVSQMMGSSYSSRSVYRPTAMVTSSQLMPQFGVISGLQCIAEKINEQFQELGFIPKPLLKLEPKTRNLLPRVASRRGVFGEGLMISRVDGRALVSIVEGGVNGPIQDVVSSVFNNSHLLDVRLSNHDQAVFYFVKDNALKMRDDQEELRRLGGLFNVSTHETEHKGSPELRVHNSEAAVFIRYGADPAQERQRVLRHAHKRAVEKAWEIEKQLLSSGFPGRINWTEDERTELESRGSVYGYEGVEAHSIHKYPQLADDPSNVRFLKAGDDKRKRRKSKRSHSHHDA from the exons GTGGTTTCCTCGACAGTTCGCATCACCCTCCAAATGTGCCACCAAGAAACCAACCGTCGATGAATCGCCTCAACGGCCGCAGCACCACTGGCCTTACCGCTTCTGACATCAGGGACGGCGACTTTGAACCCTCATGCCTGGTTCGCACTCCGTCCGGTAACGTGTACATACCCACAG ACATACCAAAGACGTCACCAATGGATTACAAGTCAAACTCGTCTTGCAGCAGCCCAACCAAGGGCGACCACAAGAGCACCGACAG TTACAGGATGACATTTGGGCCTGGAGGCGCGGTTCCTGTTTTACCAGGACGGGGCAACATGCGCAGGCCAAACTCGAGTCATTTCCCGCAATCGTCGCGGTCGTTCCAGTTCCGGAAGGGACTCGCCAGCAAATGCTCGTGGAAATGTACAGCCATAGTCTTCATCATTTTGTGTGTTGTGTTGACAGCAGCTCTCACTTACATGTTTG CTACCAACCTGCTGAACTGGTCATATCAGAGCTCTGCCGCGTGCACCGTGTTCGTGGGTGACCAGAACTCGGACGCCAACGGCTTCAAGGGCGACAACCGCACAACGTCGTCGGGCAGGTCACGGCCCGCGACtgtcggcggtggcggcgcagGAG GAGGAAAAACCTTCCCAGCACGAACATTCCCGCCGGACGGCACTACTTTCTCGCTAATTCAACTTGGCCAGAAATTATCGCAGACCATTCCGCAATACGGCTATTGGAACATGCAGTTCTATCGGCCTGAAGCAGCCTACGTCAAGTTTGACTACAACATCCCCAGAGGAGCGAGCATAGGTGTCTTTGCCAGACGAAACGCGCTACCCACTCATACGCAGTATGACTTTATTGAGGTTCTCAGCGGCTTCAAGGCTAGAACTACCAGGGCTTCAGCG ACAAGCGTCAAAAAGGAGGTGACCCACTACATGGAGCAGGGCCACTGGTTCTTGTCCCTCTATAACGACGATGGAGATCCCCAGGAAATCTCATTTGTTGCCGCCGTTGCTGAAGATATGACCGAGAGCTGTCCCAACGGATGCAGTGGCAAAGGAGAGTGTCTGCTCGGGCACTGCAAGTGCACCCCTGGCTTTGGTGGGGAAGATTGTAGCGAGA GCGTTTGTCCAGTCCTCTGCAGTCAACGAGGCGAATACATCAACGGAGAGTGTCAGTGCAACCCTGGCTGGAAAGGCAAGGAGTGTAGTTTGCGGCATGATGAATGCGAAGTGCCTGACTGCAACGGCCACGGCCACTGCACCAACGGCAAGTGCGAATGCGTCCGCGGATTCAAGGGCAAATTCTGCGCGGAAG TTGACTGTCCGCACCCGACTTGCTCCGGACATGGTTTTTGCGTCGAGGGCGCTTGCATCTGCAAAAAGGGCTGGAAGGGCGCAGATTGTAGTGTAACGGACGACGACGCGATTATGTGTCTGCCAGACTGCAATGGGCATGGCAAATTTGACTTGGAGGCGCAGAAATGCACTTGCGATGCACCCTGGATTGGAGACGACTGCTCGAAAC AAATGTGCGATTTGGACTGTGGACCTCATGGTCACTGCGAAGGAGACGCTTGCGCTTGCGACCCTGGATGGGCCGGCGACTTCTGCGGCCTGAAGCAATGTGACCCAAG GTGTGCTGACCACGGCCAGTGTAAAAACGGCACTTGCCTCTGCGTGACTGGCTGGAATGGCAAACACTGCACTCTGGAAGGCTGCCCAAGCGGATGTGGCGGGCATGGGCAGTGCAAGGTCAACGTTGATGGTGACTGGGAGTGCAAATGCTATGATGGATGGGATGGAGCTGACTGTAACGTTGCCCTCGAAAGCAGCTGCAATGATGGAAAGGACAATGACAAAG ATGGCTTGGTTGATTGTGAAGACCCAGAATGCTGTGGCAACCACGTGTGCCGATCAAACCAACTGTGCGAGTCAGCACCAAAGCCTATCGACATTCTGCTAAGGAAGCAGCCTCCTGCCATTACAGCCTCTTTCTTCGAGCGGATGAAATTCTTAATTGAGGAGGGCAGCCTGCAGAATTACGCCAAACAGGAATCGTTCAACGAAAG TGTCTTTTGGAATCACTTCAACACAAG cCGGGCAGCCGTGATCAGAGGGCGAATCGTCACCTCCTCAGGGATGGGAGTCATTGGTGTGAGGGTGGCAACCAGTTTGCTCCTGGAAGGCTTTACTATGACCAGAGAGGATGGTTGGTTTGACCTCTTGGTGAATGGGGGTGGAGCTGTCACCCTGCAGTTTGGCAAAAGTCCCTTCAGACCCCAAACTCAAGTTGTCAATGTTCCATGGAATGAG GTTGTGGTGATCAACACTGTAAAAATGGGCATGGGAGAAGATAAGGCTGTTGCTATAATACCACAGACGTGCGATGATCATGACTATGACCTGATGAAGCCCGTTGTTCTTGCTACCTGGAAGCATGGTTTTCAAGGCGCTTGTCCTGACAAAAGTGCTATTCTTGCTGAATCACAG GTGGTACAGGACAGCCTTCGCATCCCCGGAACTGGCCTTAATCTAGTGTACCACAGTTCAAGAGCGGCCGGCTATCTCTCGACCATCCAACTGCAGCTCACCCCAGGCAAAGTCCCTGCCTCTCTGAAACTCGTCCACCTCAGAATTACAATTGAAGGCATTTTGTTCGAAAAGACCTTTGAGGCTGACCCAGACATCAAGTTTACCTATGCTTGGAATAGGCTGAATGTTTACAGACAGCGCGTTTATGGCGTCACCACAGCAATGGTCAAGGTTGGCTACGAGTACAACGACTGCCGCGACATCATTTGGGACGTGCAGACTACCAAACTCAGTGGTCACGACATGGGCATCTCTGAGGTGGGAGGCTGGAATTTGGACATTCACCACAGGTACAACTTCCACGAGGGCATTCTGCAGAAGGGCGATGGCTCCAACATTTACCTGAAGCACAAGCCAAGAGTGATTTTGACCACCATGGGCAACGGACACCAAAGAGCTTTGGACTGCACAGACTGCGAAGGGCCTGCTTCAAAGCAGAGGCTGTTGGCTCCGGTCGCGCTTGCCTACGCACCTGATGGTTCTATTTTTGTTGGAGACTTCAATCTCATCAGACGCATTATGATCGACGGCTCTGTGCACACTGTGGTTCGCCTCAATGCGACCAGAGTCTCCTACAGGTACCACCTAGCTCTGAGCCCCATGGACAACACGCTCTATATTTCCGACCCTGAGTCACACCAGATCATCAAGGTGCGCAACATTGACGACTTCAGTGATCCTGACAGGAACTGGGAGACTGCTGTGGGCAGCGGAGAACGCTGCTTGCCAGGTGATGAGGCCCACTGCGGCGATGGTGCTCTGGCCAGGGACGCCAAGTTGGCTTACCCCAAAGGAGTCGCTGTGTCTGCTGATAACGTCATCTACTTTGCTGACGGTACCAACATCAGGATGGTGGACAGAGATGGAATCGTCACCACGGTCATAGGCAACCACATGCACAAGTCGCACTGGAAGCCCATTCCCTGCAAGGGTACCCTCAAGGTGGAGGAGGTGCATCTGAGGTGGCCTACCGAGCTGACCATTAACCCCTTGGATAACACTTTGCATATCATCGATGATCACATGATTCTCCAGCTCACTTTGGACGGCCGCGTGAAGGTTgtcgccggccggccgctgcACTGTAGCTCTCCCTCGCGAAGCCACAATTCGGATCTGGCCACCGGCGCGACTTTGGTCATGCCTCAGAGCATCGCCTTCGCGCCAAATGGTGACCTCTACGTCGCCGAGAGTGACTCGCAGCGAATCAACCGCGTCAGGGTCATCGGCACCGATGGAAAGATCCAGCACTTTGCGGGAGCAGAGTCAAAATGCAACTGCTTGGACAGAGGCTGCGGCTGCTTCGACGAGGACCACTTCCTCGCCGCCACCTCCAAGTTTAATACGATTTCTTCCATCACCGTTACTCCTGACGGCATTTTGCACATCAGCGACCAGGCCAATTACCGCATAAGGTCGGTGACCGCCAGCCTGCCTGAGGCCAACGCGAACCGTGAGTACGAAATCTACTCACCTGAGACGCAGGAGATCTACATCTTCAACCGGTTTGGTCAGCACATCTTGACCAAGAACATCCTGACCGGCGAGACCATCTATATTTTCTCCTACAACGTCAACACGAGCAACGGCAAGTTGAGCACGGTCACAGACGCAGCTGGAAACAAGGTATTCCTGCTGAGAGACTACGCCAGCCAGGTGACTTCGATCGAGAACACTAAAGGCGAGAAGTGCCGCTTGCGAATGTCGAGGATGAGGATGCTGCATGAGCTGGGCACCCCTGACAACTACAATGTCACCTTTGATTACCACGGCTCTACAGGCCTTTTGAAAACCAAACTGGACAGCACCGGCAGAAGCTATGTCTACAATTATGACGAGTTTGGCCGACTTACTTCTGCAGTCACTCCGACCGGTCAAGTGATCAGTCTGTCTTTCGATCTGAGCACCATTGGCGCCACTGTCAAGGTCAAGCAAGGTGACTTAAAACCTGTGTCTTTGCTCATCTCAGGACCTAGCGTGTCGAAGAAGATTGGCGAGCAGGAAACGCATATAACTACCCTCCTGCCCGATGGAAGCGTGACCAGTGAGACACCATGGAAGCACAAGATCAGCACAGAAACAACTGCGTACACGGTCCTGACAGACATCGACCCTGTGTTGGGCGAGAGCTTCCCAGTACCTGCCAAACAAAAAACGGAAATTGATGGTGACCTGGCCAACAGATTTGAGTGGCGCTACTTCCTGAGAAGAGAGGGCAAGGGCAAGAATAAGGCCGTTGTGCAGATTGGAAAGAAACTCAGGGTGAATGGCGAAAATCTGCTCACCCTGGAGTATGACAGAGAAACCAACACTGTCGCTGTGTTTATGGACGAGAggatggaaattttgaatattacaTATGACAGATTGGCCAGACCTGTCAAGTTTGGACCAAg cagaGGGGCGTTTGAGGCAGTGGAGTTGGAGTATGACAGATTTAGCCGCATATCAAGCTGGAAATGGGGAGAGCTATCAGAGACCTATGTGTTCGACAGGGCTGGCCGCCTATTTGAAATTCGCTACAGTGACAATTCTGCtgttaaatattcattcaaGGACACGTTCAGCAGCTTG CCTTTGAAGGTGACAACACCACGAGGCAGTGACTACTTCTTGAAGTATGATGAGGGCGGTGCTCTAGAAAGGCTGACGACACCGAGAGGGCACATCCATCAATTCTCTCTGCAAACCTCTCTGGGCTTCTTCAAGTACCGTTACAGCTCACCAGTTAGCAGGCATCCGTATGAAATCATGTACAACGACAACAGTCAGATCCTGGCTAAGGTTTACCCGCATCAAACTGGCAAGGTCGTCTACGCCTACGATGACACTGGCAAGCTGGAGAACATCCTTGCCGGTCTCTCTTCCACTCAGTACACCTACCATGAGTCGACGGGCTTAGTCAAATCGGCGACCGTGACGGAACCTGGCTACGAGCTGAAACAAGAATATCGTCACCACGCAGGCATCTTGAAGGAAGAGCGACTCAAGTTTGGTGCCAAATCAGACCTGTCCAACGCGCAATTTAAGTACCAGTACGATGGAAACGCGCGGCTGTCCACCATTGACGCAGAGATCAGCGGCCAACAGCTTCCCTCGCTCAAGCTGAAATACAATCAGAACCAGGGCATGCTGGAGAGCGTGAGCGACCTTCGAGTTTACAAGAACACGTTCAATAAGTCGGTGATGCAAGACGCGAGCAAGCAATTCTTCGCCATCACTGAGTGGGACTCGCATGGccgattgaaatatttccttatCAACATCAAGCAATCTGATGTATTCCGAGTGGAGCTGGAATACGACAAACGCAACCGCATCAGTGCGCAGGTGATGGAAGTCAAAGGACGCAAAGTAACCGACAAGTTTGAGTACAACAGCGATGGACACCTCCTTGAAGTGTCCGGAGACAACAACTGGAAGTTTGTATATGACGAAAATGGCAACGTGATTGGAACGCTCGACAAAGGCGACAAAATCTCGCTTGGCTACGACAGCGGTGACCGCGTCGTGCAGGTTGGCGACGTCGAGTTCTGCAGCTACGATGGACGTGGCTTTGTGGCGCGCAGAGGTGAGCAAAAGTACAGCTATACAGCGCGCGGCTTCCTCGTGCTTGCGATCGAGAAGGGCAAGTTCCAGACAAAGTACCACTACGACGAGCGTGGCAGACTGCTCGCCATGCGGGACAACAAGGGCCAGGTGACGCAGTTCTTCTATGCCAACCCCAGCGCCGAAGACCTTGTCACACACGTGCACACGCCAAAGACGGGCAAGACGACGCGTTTGTTGTATGACCAGCGGCAGGTGCTAATCGCCATCGAGACGGCTGACAAGAGGTACTATGTGGCCTGCGACCAGAACGGTTCTCCCATCGCCGTCTTCGACATGGTCGGCAACTTGGTCAAGCAGATCACGCGCACGCCCTTCGGGAAAGTGATCAAGGACACCAAACCGGACTTGTACCTGCCAGTCGACTTCCACGGCGGCATCTTGGACCCCAGCACCGGTCTGGTCTACATCAGGAGGCGGCTCTACGACCCTGTGGTTTCCCAGTGGATGACTCCTGCCTGGGAGGACCTTGCCAACAAGCTGACAACGCCTACAGACGTCTTCATCTATCGATTCAACAACAACGATCCTATCAACAGTGGAGCACCTATTAATTACATGGCTG ACTTGGCGAGCTGGCTGACCCTCTACGGCTATGATGTGTCGCAAATGATGGGTTCGTCTTACTCATCCCGCTCAGTGTACCGCCCAACCGCAATGGTCACATCGTCGCAGCTGATGCCGCAATTTGGAGTCATCTCTGGCTTGCAGTGCATCGCTGAAAAGATCAACGAGCAGTTCCAGGAGCTTGGATTCATCCCGAAGCCACTGCTCAAGCTGGAGCCCAAGACCCGCAACCTTCTGCCGCGGGTTGCATCGCGCAGAGGCGTTTTTGGTGAGGGACTCATGATCTCACGCGTTGACGGACGAGCGCTTGTCAGCATCGTGGAAGGCGGTGTCAATGGACCTATCCAGGACGTCGTCTCATCCGTGTTCAATAACTCGCATCTCCTGGACGTGCGGCTGAGCAATCACGACCAG GCGGTGTTCTACTTTGTCAAGGACAACGCGCTGAAGATGCGCGACGACCAGGAGGAGCTGCGTCGTCTGGGCGGCCTATTCAATGTGTCGACGCACGAGACCGAGCACAAAGGCAGTCCCGAGCTGCGCGTGCACAACTCAGAAGCAGCTGTCTTCATCAGGTACGGCGCTGACCCCGCGCAGGAGCGGCAACGTGTGCTTCGGCACGCGCACAAGCGGGCCGTTGAGAAGGCCTGGGAGATCGAGAAGCAGTTGCTGTCCTCTGGCTTCCCGGGCCGCATCAACTGGACCGAAGACGAGAGGACGGAGCTGGAGAGCCGCGGCTCGGTGTACGGCTACGAAGGTGTCGAGGCGCACAGCATCCACAAGTATCCGCAGTTGGCCGACGACCCGTCCAACGTCCGCTTCCTGAAAGCGGGCGACGACAAGCGCAAGCGACGCAAGAGCAAACGCTCGCACTCGCACCACGACGCGTGA